The following proteins are co-located in the Manihot esculenta cultivar AM560-2 chromosome 9, M.esculenta_v8, whole genome shotgun sequence genome:
- the LOC122724583 gene encoding protein YIPF5 homolog isoform X1, whose protein sequence is MTKDFAVPPVIFPSGGNPTVGSASNMQQRRVATAPFQPPRPSNSGIPFMSFEIGSATTAPYGAGPIGGGSTLSSGGVNFEDEEPLLDELGIHPDQIWRKTKSILNPFRVNPTFHKDSDLSGPIFLYLSLCLFQLLAGKIQFGVILGWIVVSSIFLYVVFNMLAGRNGNLDLHTCTSVLGYCLLPVVMLSAISLFLPQGGPVRFLIAGVFVIWATRACTNLMVAVADGGEEHRGLIAFVEVRSTYHLPSFPPPHIYN, encoded by the exons ATGACGAAGGACTTCGCGGTGCCGCCTGTAATTTTTCCGTCCGGGGGCAACCCTACGGTCGGTAGTGCCTCAAATATGCAGCAACGCCGGGTTGCAACGGCTCCGTTTCAGCCTCCACGGCCTTCAAACTCCGGAATCCCCTTCATGTCATTCGAGATCGGTTCCGCTACAACCGCACCCTACGGAGCCGGTCCTATAGGCGGTGGGTCTACCTTGTCCTCTGGCGGCGTTAACTTTGAAGACGAAGAGCCACTCCTCGACGAGCTCGGTATACATCCTGATCAAATCTGGAGAAAGACGAAATCAATTCTGAATCCATTCCGCGTTAACCCTACATTCCACAAAGATTCGGATCTGTCTGGCCCGATCTTCCTCTACCTCTCCCTTTGCTTATTTCAATTACTTGCCGGAAAAATCCAGTTTGGTGTGATTTTGGGCTGGATTGTTGTGTCGTCGATTTTTCTATACGTGGTGTTCAATATGTTGGCTGGGAGAAATGGCAATTTGGATCTGCATACTTGTACGAGTGTTCTTGGTTATTGTTTACTGCCGGTGGTGATGTTATCAGCGATCTCTCTTTTCTTGCCGCAGGGTGGGCCTGTCAGATTCTTGATCGCAGGGGTTTTTGTCATTTGGGCAACTAGGGCTTGCACGAATCTAATGGTGGCAGTGGCTGATGGAGGAGAGGAACATCGTGGATTGATTGC ATTTGTTGAAGTGCGTTCTACTTACCACCTTCCCAGCTTTCCACCTccacatatatataattaa
- the LOC122724583 gene encoding protein YIPF5 homolog isoform X2 codes for MTKDFAVPPVIFPSGGNPTVGSASNMQQRRVATAPFQPPRPSNSGIPFMSFEIGSATTAPYGAGPIGGGSTLSSGGVNFEDEEPLLDELGIHPDQIWRKTKSILNPFRVNPTFHKDSDLSGPIFLYLSLCLFQLLAGKIQFGVILGWIVVSSIFLYVVFNMLAGRNGNLDLHTCTSVLGYCLLPVVMLSAISLFLPQGGPVRFLIAGVFVIWATRACTNLMVAVADGGEEHRGLIASIGCIKS; via the exons ATGACGAAGGACTTCGCGGTGCCGCCTGTAATTTTTCCGTCCGGGGGCAACCCTACGGTCGGTAGTGCCTCAAATATGCAGCAACGCCGGGTTGCAACGGCTCCGTTTCAGCCTCCACGGCCTTCAAACTCCGGAATCCCCTTCATGTCATTCGAGATCGGTTCCGCTACAACCGCACCCTACGGAGCCGGTCCTATAGGCGGTGGGTCTACCTTGTCCTCTGGCGGCGTTAACTTTGAAGACGAAGAGCCACTCCTCGACGAGCTCGGTATACATCCTGATCAAATCTGGAGAAAGACGAAATCAATTCTGAATCCATTCCGCGTTAACCCTACATTCCACAAAGATTCGGATCTGTCTGGCCCGATCTTCCTCTACCTCTCCCTTTGCTTATTTCAATTACTTGCCGGAAAAATCCAGTTTGGTGTGATTTTGGGCTGGATTGTTGTGTCGTCGATTTTTCTATACGTGGTGTTCAATATGTTGGCTGGGAGAAATGGCAATTTGGATCTGCATACTTGTACGAGTGTTCTTGGTTATTGTTTACTGCCGGTGGTGATGTTATCAGCGATCTCTCTTTTCTTGCCGCAGGGTGGGCCTGTCAGATTCTTGATCGCAGGGGTTTTTGTCATTTGGGCAACTAGGGCTTGCACGAATCTAATGGTGGCAGTGGCTGATGGAGGAGAGGAACATCGTGGATTGATTGC ATCCATTGGTTGTATAAAATCCTAG
- the LOC110621925 gene encoding CAAX prenyl protease 2 isoform X2, translated as MVPTGRRCDYLKSLVNCLGFEKRKMEQETGLTKPAVMIACAAMTLLYVAILYAPSLILRLPPPSSLKEFMIRRFVCAIISSIVSIILCALILPMRSREAANLFGVYGIRFDHIWQAVVIPLSLTSLMYAGSFCLKSLLLMESWKEHLNEDGGLSFDCVKHLLQNFIDWMSSAASNVLAWRNYVVAPLTEELVFRACMIPLLLCGGFKIYSVIFLCPVLFSLGLQLGYTVIFGSYASFLFIRTGHLLAPLVAHVFCNFMGLPVLFARSKGIVSLAFVAGVVSFLWLLFPVTRPDLYNDRTNNCRCWHGYCSWN; from the exons ATGGTCCCGACAGGCAGACGCTGCGATTACTTAAAATCTCTAGTGAACTGTCTAGGGTTTGAGAAGAGGAAAATGGAGCAAGAAACCGGCTTGACGAAACCGGCGGTGATGATAGCCTGCGCCGCCATGACTTTGTTATATGTGGCTATTCTCTATGCTCCCAGTTTGATCTTACGGCTTCCACCTCCTTCCTCTCTCAAGGAATTCATGATCCGACGGTTCGTATGCGCCATTATTTCTTCGATAGTGTCTATTATTTTGTGCGCCCTTATCCTTCCG ATGAGAAGCAGGGAGGCAGCTAATTTATTTGGCGTTTATGGCATCCGGTTTGACCATATT TGGCAAGCAGTGGTCATTCctctctccttgacttctttaaTGTACGCTGGATCTTTTTGCCTCAAGTCATTGTTATTGATGGAGTCATGGAAGGAGCACTTGAATGAGGATGGAGGCCTTTCATTTGACTGCGTTAAACATCTcctgcaaaactttattgattGGATGTCTTCAGCTGCTTCTAATGTTTTGGCTTGGCGCAATTATGTGGTG GCTCCATTAACAGAGGAATTGGTGTTTAGAGCATGTATGATACCTTTACTTCTTTGCGGTGGATTCAAGATATACAGTGTCATTTTTCTCTGCCCTGTTCTTTTCAGCTTGG GACTTCAGCTTGGCTACACTGTGATTTTTGGCTCATatgcttcttttcttttcattcgaACAG GACACCTTCTGGCTCCATTAGTTGCTCATGTATTTTGCAATTTTATGGGATTGCCTGTGCTGTTTGCAAGGAGTAAAG GAATAGTGAGTCTGGCATTTGTAGCTGGAGTAGTTTCCTTCCTGTGGCTTCTGTTTCCTGTTACACGTCCAGATTTGTACAATGATAGAACAAATAATTGTAGATGTTGGCATGGATATTGTTCCTGGAATTAA
- the LOC110621925 gene encoding CAAX prenyl protease 2 isoform X1, protein MVPTGRRCDYLKSLVNCLGFEKRKMEQETGLTKPAVMIACAAMTLLYVAILYAPSLILRLPPPSSLKEFMIRRFVCAIISSIVSIILCALILPMRSREAANLFGVYGIRFDHIWQAVVIPLSLTSLMYAGSFCLKSLLLMESWKEHLNEDGGLSFDCVKHLLQNFIDWMSSAASNVLAWRNYVVAPLTEELVFRACMIPLLLCGGFKIYSVIFLCPVLFSLAHLNHWMETYIRHNYSMLKASMAVGLQLGYTVIFGSYASFLFIRTGHLLAPLVAHVFCNFMGLPVLFARSKGIVSLAFVAGVVSFLWLLFPVTRPDLYNDRTNNCRCWHGYCSWN, encoded by the exons ATGGTCCCGACAGGCAGACGCTGCGATTACTTAAAATCTCTAGTGAACTGTCTAGGGTTTGAGAAGAGGAAAATGGAGCAAGAAACCGGCTTGACGAAACCGGCGGTGATGATAGCCTGCGCCGCCATGACTTTGTTATATGTGGCTATTCTCTATGCTCCCAGTTTGATCTTACGGCTTCCACCTCCTTCCTCTCTCAAGGAATTCATGATCCGACGGTTCGTATGCGCCATTATTTCTTCGATAGTGTCTATTATTTTGTGCGCCCTTATCCTTCCG ATGAGAAGCAGGGAGGCAGCTAATTTATTTGGCGTTTATGGCATCCGGTTTGACCATATT TGGCAAGCAGTGGTCATTCctctctccttgacttctttaaTGTACGCTGGATCTTTTTGCCTCAAGTCATTGTTATTGATGGAGTCATGGAAGGAGCACTTGAATGAGGATGGAGGCCTTTCATTTGACTGCGTTAAACATCTcctgcaaaactttattgattGGATGTCTTCAGCTGCTTCTAATGTTTTGGCTTGGCGCAATTATGTGGTG GCTCCATTAACAGAGGAATTGGTGTTTAGAGCATGTATGATACCTTTACTTCTTTGCGGTGGATTCAAGATATACAGTGTCATTTTTCTCTGCCCTGTTCTTTTCAGCTTGG CACATTTAAACCATTGGATGGAGACATATATCAGGCATAACTACAGTATGCTTAAGGCCTCCATGGCTGTAG GACTTCAGCTTGGCTACACTGTGATTTTTGGCTCATatgcttcttttcttttcattcgaACAG GACACCTTCTGGCTCCATTAGTTGCTCATGTATTTTGCAATTTTATGGGATTGCCTGTGCTGTTTGCAAGGAGTAAAG GAATAGTGAGTCTGGCATTTGTAGCTGGAGTAGTTTCCTTCCTGTGGCTTCTGTTTCCTGTTACACGTCCAGATTTGTACAATGATAGAACAAATAATTGTAGATGTTGGCATGGATATTGTTCCTGGAATTAA